From Malacoplasma iowae:
ATTATCAACATTGTTACTTAGTGGTATTTTAATTATGCCAACTTTTTTTTCAATAGGTAGTAATGTTGATTATGTTAATTCTAATAGTTTTCAAAAAAATGCTAAAGTTGTAAATAATGATGAAGTTAAAGCTAATGAAGTTGTTCCAACATTTGGTCAAGATAACAAAAACCAATCAAATATTACTCCTAATGGAATATTGAGTATAAATAATAATGTAATTAATTTAACTTTATATAACAATATTACAGCATGAAGTTTTGATATTATGAAAAGTGATTTCATGCTTAATTTAAATTCTAAAAAAACAAAACCTAGTTCAATTTCAAATGTAGGTATTAAATACAACACTTATACAAGAAATACAGTGTTTGTATATGGGGTTGGGCATTATCCAACTGAAAATGATAAAAACAAAGCTGATGAATTAGTTCCATTTTTATTTCAAATAAATTTAAGTACAGGAACACCTTATTTATTAAATAATAGTTATCCATCATCAATAATAACTTCAACTAATTATCCTAATGCATTAAAAAATTCTATTGATTGAGTAGTTTTAAATCAAAATGATGGGACATTTTTTGTGTTTTCTAAATCACAAGATTCAACACAAAAAACAATAACTAAATTTAGTTCAATAAACTATTCTAGTGTTAATATTGATAGTTCTAATTTAAATACTTTATTAAATAGTAATAAATTAATTAATGTATCTAATCTATATGGAAATTATTTTGCTATTTCAACTATAAGTAATCAACAACCAGTAAATGGAAATCAAGATGTTGATTTTTATATTTTTGATTTTAATTTAACTCAGCTTACAGAAAAACAAACAATAAATTCTACAAAAAGTGTTGAAAATGCAATAGCTGAACCAATTACATTTACTAGTAGTAATAATTCAATTATCACAATAGTGTTACCTTTTGTTACAGATGGTTTTACTAATGATTTAGAACTTGCAAAAAAATTAAATATTTTTAGATTTAGTCCAAATGAAAGTGATAGTTCAAATAATGGAAAAAAGAAAATAGAAAAAGCATCAATTGATATAGGTAAATCAGAAGATTCAAGTAATGGTGGTACTTCTTCTAATCAATATGCTTATGCATATAGAGTAGATCAAAAAAATAAAAGACTTTTTGTAACTACAATTGATAATAGTTCACAAAAACTTTATTGTTATAAGTTAGATGATACATCAGGTAAATATTCATCAGTATATGAAATTACAAATTTTACAAATGGTGTAACAACAAAAGCTAACGAAAAGAAAATAAATAATTTTTTTATAGTTAATGATGCAAATGTTGATGCTAATAGCTACATAATTAGAGAGGAATTAACTTTTTCTAATAATGAACCAGCTTCATTAACCAATGTAGATTATTATAGTGGAAAAATAACAGTAAACTCTAGTGCTGCATTAACAGATATATCAAAACTTGATTCTTATTCTTTTAAAAGTATTGAAGAAGCCATAAAAGAAAATGAATTGGAAAAACATTTACCTTCTGATCTTAAAGAAGCAGACATTATTAAAATGGTTCAACTTGTAAACTCAGAAGATAAAGAAATTACTGGTGTAACTAAAAATTTATCTAAATCTTCTCCTGTTAATTACAATGATGTAAGTGGAACAATTAGTGTTGTTATTGAATATAAAGTTTCAAATTGATGAAATAATAAGACTTCTATTTCATTTACTATTCCAATAACTGCTTCTGGTTTTTACACTAGAGATTCATTGAGTTTTAAATTAGTAAAAAATGCTAATGATAATAGTCAAAAATGAAATGAAATTACAGCATTAAAATCTAAATTACCTTCAAAAATAACTAAACAAGATATTATGAAAAGTTTTTATATTGCTGGGTCAAATTTAAAAATAGAGGAAAACCATATTAATATTTCTTCAGCACAAAAAACTGATCAACAAAAAGAAGACACTTCAAATCAAAATGCTCCAATTCAAGTTATTGCAAATGATGATGATGGTACATTATTAATTAATTATAATCTTACAAGTATTTCGTCATCGAATATGCCTGTTGATAATATTATAGGTTCTTATAAATATAGTGGTTTTTTAAGAACTGGAGGATGAGACAAAGTAACATTAAATACAAATATATTTAATTCATTAAAGAAAAATAAATTGGCTTATCAAATAACTAAAAAAGATATTATTAATAGTCTTAATTTAAATTCATATTATTCAAGAAATGAAAGTGATTGAGAATTAACTGTTGATAATGCAGATCAATCAACTGAACAATTTAAAGAAAATATCATTAATGGAAAAATGAGTTTTACTATAAAATACAAAGCTAGTGAAAATGGAGTTCCAGAAACAATTCCAGCAGAAAATTACACTATAAGTGTTGGAAAAGAAAAAGATACAACATCTGGAAGTGGTTTTATGACACTTGAAGAATATGTGGGAGAAAAAATAACTTTAGATACAACAAGAATGAATGAATTAACTTCTTTAATGACTACAGAGAATATTAGCAAGAATATAAATAATTTAATTAGTGATTATTCAACAGCTAAAAATAATTGAGTTGATGTTTCAAGTCAATTTAATTTCACTATGAACAATGAACAATCAACTGATAATAAACTTATTTATAGTGTTAATCCAAAAGTTGAAATGTTTACAAACATTAATGTTGTTTTAAGTGATGGTAATACAACTAAATTAAAACTTGATAAAGATTTCCAAAATAAATTGTTGCAGAAAAGACCTAATTTATTTAAAGAATTAGAAAAGGTTGATGTTAATGCAAACATAACTGTATACAACTGAAATTATGGTGTTTCAAATTCTTTAAATACTATTGCATATAAAGATTTATATAATGATTCAAGCCCACAAAACATTAATTACAATTATGTATTACCTTCTTCTTTTGTTGACTCTTTCCCAACAGATCAAGAATTAGGAAAAATTCAATTTCAAAAATCTTTTAATTTGTTAAAAGAATTTTCTAAAACAAACGAACAAGGTCAAATCGATAAATCAGATGTGACATATTATGAAATTAAATATATTCAATTAATTCCAGATAATGAAAGCGGAATTGTAATTGTAAATTATACTGTTGAATATCCAAATATTAAAAACTCTAGTGGATTTACTGTAACAATAAATCCACAAATGATAATTTCTGGTTTTAAAACAACTGGACAGATTAAAAGTGATTTCAATAC
This genomic window contains:
- a CDS encoding lipoprotein 17-related variable surface protein, with protein sequence MRIKKKKILSTLLLSGILIMPTFFSIGSNVDYVNSNSFQKNAKVVNNDEVKANEVVPTFGQDNKNQSNITPNGILSINNNVINLTLYNNITAWSFDIMKSDFMLNLNSKKTKPSSISNVGIKYNTYTRNTVFVYGVGHYPTENDKNKADELVPFLFQINLSTGTPYLLNNSYPSSIITSTNYPNALKNSIDWVVLNQNDGTFFVFSKSQDSTQKTITKFSSINYSSVNIDSSNLNTLLNSNKLINVSNLYGNYFAISTISNQQPVNGNQDVDFYIFDFNLTQLTEKQTINSTKSVENAIAEPITFTSSNNSIITIVLPFVTDGFTNDLELAKKLNIFRFSPNESDSSNNGKKKIEKASIDIGKSEDSSNGGTSSNQYAYAYRVDQKNKRLFVTTIDNSSQKLYCYKLDDTSGKYSSVYEITNFTNGVTTKANEKKINNFFIVNDANVDANSYIIREELTFSNNEPASLTNVDYYSGKITVNSSAALTDISKLDSYSFKSIEEAIKENELEKHLPSDLKEADIIKMVQLVNSEDKEITGVTKNLSKSSPVNYNDVSGTISVVIEYKVSNWWNNKTSISFTIPITASGFYTRDSLSFKLVKNANDNSQKWNEITALKSKLPSKITKQDIMKSFYIAGSNLKIEENHINISSAQKTDQQKEDTSNQNAPIQVIANDDDGTLLINYNLTSISSSNMPVDNIIGSYKYSGFLRTGGWDKVTLNTNIFNSLKKNKLAYQITKKDIINSLNLNSYYSRNESDWELTVDNADQSTEQFKENIINGKMSFTIKYKASENGVPETIPAENYTISVGKEKDTTSGSGFMTLEEYVGEKITLDTTRMNELTSLMTTENISKNINNLISDYSTAKNNWVDVSSQFNFTMNNEQSTDNKLIYSVNPKVEMFTNINVVLSDGNTTKLKLDKDFQNKLLQKRPNLFKELEKVDVNANITVYNWNYGVSNSLNTIAYKDLYNDSSPQNINYNYVLPSSFVDSFPTDQELGKIQFQKSFNLLKEFSKTNEQGQIDKSDVTYYEIKYIQLIPDNESGIVIVNYTVEYPNIKNSSGFTVTINPQMIISGFKTTGQIKSDFNTILLSVVISLIVLALFTIIVMRVKRNKFVNASKTKGIKYSKIKRAK